In one Sphingomonas sp. S1-29 genomic region, the following are encoded:
- a CDS encoding CvpA family protein, producing MDLTALDIVVLLAVGSAAVLGAMRGFVTEVLSLLTWLLVAFVVRLFHTPLSVMMVDWVGTSSGAAVLALSILFGVTYLGGKLIANAVGKRTRTSVLGPVDRALGFGFGMLKAVILVSLAFILVVLVLDTVNGGPARRPDWIKSARTYPLLNATSASIAEFVDRRRRGEPVFPFLEDAPRKK from the coding sequence ATGGACCTGACCGCCCTCGATATCGTCGTCCTGCTCGCCGTCGGTAGCGCAGCGGTGCTCGGCGCGATGCGCGGCTTCGTCACCGAGGTGCTGTCGCTGCTCACCTGGTTGCTGGTCGCGTTCGTCGTGCGGCTGTTCCACACGCCGCTGTCGGTGATGATGGTCGATTGGGTCGGCACCAGTTCGGGCGCGGCGGTGCTGGCGCTGTCGATCCTGTTCGGGGTGACCTATCTGGGAGGCAAGCTAATCGCCAACGCGGTCGGCAAGCGAACGCGCACCTCGGTGCTGGGACCGGTCGATCGCGCGCTGGGGTTCGGGTTCGGGATGCTCAAGGCGGTGATCCTGGTCAGCCTGGCGTTCATCCTGGTCGTGCTGGTGCTCGATACCGTCAATGGCGGCCCGGCGCGGCGCCCCGACTGGATCAAGAGTGCGCGGACCTATCCGCTGCTCAACGCCACCAGCGCGAGCATCGCCGAGTTCGTCGATCGCCGCCGCCGCGGCGAGCCGGTGTTCCCCTTCCTCGAAGACGCCCCGCGCAAGAAATAA